Proteins encoded in a region of the Prochlorococcus marinus CUG1416 genome:
- the coaD gene encoding pantetheine-phosphate adenylyltransferase: MKILYPGTFDPLTNGHIDLIERAEKLFGNIVVAVLENTTKNPTFNLQKRISQIKNSLSYLNNVQVISYSGLTVNCAKDLKANLILRGLRAMSDFEYELQIAHTNKSLNKDIETIFLSTNTNFSFLSSSLVKEVAKFGGEINHMVPPCVERDLKEYFK; the protein is encoded by the coding sequence ATGAAAATTCTTTATCCAGGTACATTTGATCCACTAACAAACGGGCATATTGATTTAATAGAAAGGGCTGAAAAATTATTTGGCAATATAGTTGTAGCTGTTTTAGAAAATACTACTAAAAATCCAACATTTAATCTTCAAAAAAGAATATCACAAATAAAAAATTCTCTTTCTTATTTAAATAATGTTCAAGTTATTTCTTATTCAGGCCTCACTGTCAATTGTGCCAAGGATTTGAAAGCTAACCTTATTCTAAGAGGTTTACGAGCAATGAGTGATTTTGAGTATGAACTACAGATTGCTCATACAAATAAATCTTTAAATAAGGATATTGAAACTATATTTCTATCGACAAATACAAATTTTAGTTTTCTTAGTAGTTCTTTAGTAAAAGAAGTTGCAAAATTTGGTGGTGAAATTAATCACATGGTACCGCCATGTGTTGAAAGGGATTTAAAGGAATATTTTAAATAA
- a CDS encoding PHP domain-containing protein produces MNREDLIKLTSNINKYSCPKNINFHCHTKFSDGSLEPYELLEQAYKNNLKFLSITDHHTIKAHEYIKTNNILTNYPKDAFTLISGIEINCLILGCLVHVIGLGIDIKSRYLNPYILGESPIGNDLNIKSVIKAINLAGGLSFLAHPARYRIPFYKLIPEAKIQGIDGIEVWYDYELNEVWNPSLFVCSEIDKLANKYSMLKTCGTDSHGLSLLGR; encoded by the coding sequence ATGAATAGGGAAGACTTAATAAAATTAACTTCCAATATTAATAAATATAGTTGTCCTAAAAATATTAATTTTCACTGTCATACAAAATTTAGTGATGGAAGTCTAGAACCCTATGAACTTTTAGAACAAGCTTATAAAAATAACTTGAAATTTTTATCAATAACCGATCATCATACAATTAAAGCTCATGAATATATAAAAACAAATAATATACTCACAAATTATCCTAAAGATGCATTTACATTGATTTCGGGAATAGAAATTAATTGTTTAATTCTAGGATGTTTAGTACATGTAATTGGATTGGGAATAGATATAAAAAGCAGATACCTTAATCCCTACATCCTTGGAGAATCTCCAATAGGTAATGATTTAAATATCAAATCAGTTATTAAAGCAATAAATTTAGCTGGTGGTTTATCATTTCTTGCACATCCAGCGAGGTACAGGATTCCCTTTTATAAATTAATTCCAGAGGCAAAAATACAAGGTATTGATGGAATAGAGGTTTGGTACGATTATGAACTTAATGAAGTATGGAATCCTAGTTTATTTGTCTGTTCAGAAATAGATAAATTAGCAAATAAATATTCAATGCTAAAAACATGCGGAACAGATAGTCATGGACTTTCACTCTTAGGCAGATAA
- a CDS encoding flavin reductase family protein, translated as MTLNLEAKKILLRKIPHGLFICGVRDEDKNEVNGFTASWVTQGSFNPPLVVMAVRAEGSSHEIIKTSNKFSLNVLKSDQKDLAAVFFKPQKALGSRFESIEFNLGELGLPILVDSVGGVECEVVGSVMHGDHTVFVGEVKSAYLNNDVDSLNLSSTGWNYGG; from the coding sequence ATGACATTAAATCTAGAAGCAAAAAAAATCTTATTAAGAAAAATACCTCACGGACTATTCATTTGTGGTGTTAGAGATGAAGATAAAAATGAAGTAAACGGATTTACGGCTAGCTGGGTTACTCAAGGTTCCTTCAATCCCCCATTAGTCGTTATGGCTGTTAGAGCAGAGGGTTCTAGTCATGAAATAATAAAAACTTCAAATAAGTTCTCACTAAATGTTCTCAAAAGTGATCAAAAGGATCTAGCAGCAGTTTTCTTTAAACCCCAAAAAGCATTAGGAAGTAGATTTGAATCTATTGAATTTAATTTAGGTGAACTAGGTTTACCTATTTTAGTAGATAGTGTGGGTGGAGTTGAATGTGAAGTTGTTGGAAGTGTTATGCATGGAGACCATACCGTTTTTGTTGGTGAAGTTAAATCTGCTTATTTGAATAATGATGTTGACTCACTTAATTTAAGTTCAACTGGTTGGAATTATGGAGGTTAA
- a CDS encoding D-alanyl-D-alanine carboxypeptidase gives MIKKLYIFFLIVLTIIVSPFLIRYLLINQKILVLNSIYFNFPGIITRKKTCPSYDALLNRTLDNSFSVSIMNNNGTLISSYNDEVPRLPASNQKLFSSAYVLNKYKLNNNLKTSLLKKNKNNYYLVGQGDPDLNYEDIIELISNVEENKNINFNIVEVDSKLHWPKGWTNTDKLYEYGSPITSLAIESNHNKYDDIYALNNFIKNYLNIKFLNSNVNINYFDSEKRFYLKDAIEINKIYSNSILSLLTLTNSESHNFTAESLFKNASNTWNYNDYLKLKNWLGKKGLPISNTFFADASGLSRKNRITTKLVVLFLDKMRYSNDFKAYQSTLSIMGVRGTLSKRFVNSELSGKFFGKTGTLSNVFALSGFLYKDEKPMIISIIQNSKNIDKEKAFKLLREVYYMKSCK, from the coding sequence TATATTTTTCTTAATTGTTCTTACAATAATAGTATCGCCATTTTTAATAAGATATTTACTAATAAATCAAAAAATACTTGTTCTAAATAGTATTTATTTTAATTTCCCTGGAATAATTACAAGAAAAAAAACATGTCCTAGCTATGATGCATTATTAAATCGAACACTCGATAATTCCTTTAGTGTATCAATTATGAATAATAATGGGACATTAATTAGTTCCTATAATGATGAAGTTCCAAGATTGCCAGCATCTAATCAAAAATTATTCTCATCAGCCTATGTTTTAAATAAATATAAATTAAATAATAATTTAAAAACTTCTTTATTAAAAAAAAATAAAAACAATTATTATTTGGTTGGTCAGGGTGATCCAGATTTGAATTATGAAGATATAATTGAACTAATTTCTAATGTTGAAGAAAATAAAAATATAAACTTTAATATTGTAGAAGTTGATTCAAAACTACATTGGCCTAAAGGTTGGACAAATACTGATAAGCTTTACGAATATGGATCTCCAATTACATCTCTTGCAATAGAAAGTAATCACAATAAATATGATGATATTTATGCTTTAAATAATTTTATTAAAAACTATTTAAATATTAAATTTTTAAACTCAAATGTAAATATTAATTATTTTGATTCAGAAAAAAGATTTTATTTAAAAGATGCTATCGAGATAAATAAAATATACTCAAATTCAATTCTATCATTATTAACTTTAACAAATTCTGAAAGCCATAATTTTACAGCAGAATCTCTCTTTAAAAATGCCTCTAATACTTGGAATTATAATGATTATTTAAAATTGAAAAATTGGTTAGGAAAAAAAGGTCTTCCAATAAGTAATACTTTTTTTGCAGATGCTAGTGGACTGTCTAGAAAAAATAGAATTACAACAAAGTTAGTTGTATTGTTTTTGGATAAAATGAGGTATTCAAATGATTTTAAAGCTTATCAATCTACACTTTCAATAATGGGAGTAAGAGGAACATTATCTAAACGATTTGTAAATTCTGAACTATCAGGTAAGTTCTTTGGAAAAACTGGAACTCTTTCAAATGTCTTTGCACTATCAGGCTTTTTATATAAAGATGAGAAGCCAATGATTATTAGCATTATCCAAAATTCAAAAAATATTGATAAAGAAAAAGCATTTAAATTATTACGTGAAGTTTATTACATGAAATCATGTAAATAA
- the uvrC gene encoding excinuclease ABC subunit UvrC translates to MSNYSIEKIDNKNNFKIEYKLINNKELLKSRLTEIPKSSGCYLFKDIDNNLLYIGKSKKLRSRVSSYFNNFSDLTPRLSLMVRQITEIEIIVTDSEYEALNLESNLIKTNKPYFNILLKDDKKYPYLCITWSEKYPRIFITRRRRNRNNLDRYYGPYVDVGLLRRTLFTIKKIFPLRQRPRPVYKDRTCLNYSIGRCPGVCQEVISSDDYKKIMKQVSMIFQGRNDDLEIFLQKKMLQFSNDLDYENAAKTRDQISGLKLLTESQKISIPDSSINRDIFGIFSEKNVASIQIFQMRSGKLIGRIGYSQKLNNEDENLILQRVLEEHYMNVEGVEIPSEILIQYNLPKQTTIEDWLTELRKKKVKIIIPKRNKKHETVEMVLKNAKLELDRILNGIQDNESAIEDLAQILELSEQPKRIEGYDISHIQGTDPVASQVVFIDGIPSKQHYRKYKIKDPNVFIGHSDDFASIYEVIHRRFRKWSRFKKSGGDFSILNDKTNSKLDNELLSDWPDLIMIDGGKGQLNAAIKALKELNLEEEVTICSLAKKHEEIFIPGFKKSLDTDENQKGVLLLRRIRDEAHRFALSFHRDKRSKRMNRSQLSQISGLGPSRIKELLEHFKSIDAIRIASKEDLSKVKGLGKNSVNDIYKYFHEL, encoded by the coding sequence ATGAGTAATTACTCTATAGAAAAAATAGATAATAAAAATAATTTTAAAATTGAATATAAATTAATTAATAACAAGGAGTTATTAAAATCAAGACTAACCGAAATCCCAAAATCATCTGGTTGTTATCTTTTTAAAGATATAGATAATAATTTACTTTATATTGGTAAATCCAAAAAACTACGAAGTAGAGTTAGTAGTTATTTCAATAATTTTTCAGATTTAACTCCAAGATTAAGTTTGATGGTTCGTCAAATAACTGAAATAGAAATTATAGTCACAGATAGCGAATATGAAGCACTAAATTTAGAGTCAAATTTAATAAAAACAAACAAACCATACTTTAATATTCTATTAAAGGATGATAAGAAATATCCATATCTATGTATAACTTGGAGTGAAAAATATCCTCGAATATTTATTACACGAAGAAGAAGAAATAGAAATAATTTAGATAGATATTATGGACCTTATGTTGATGTAGGATTATTAAGGAGAACATTATTTACGATAAAAAAAATATTTCCACTTAGACAAAGACCAAGGCCAGTCTATAAGGATAGAACTTGTTTGAATTATTCAATAGGAAGATGTCCAGGTGTTTGCCAAGAAGTAATATCATCTGACGATTATAAAAAAATAATGAAACAAGTTTCTATGATATTTCAGGGAAGAAATGATGACTTAGAAATATTTTTACAAAAAAAAATGCTGCAATTTTCAAATGATTTAGATTATGAGAATGCAGCAAAAACAAGGGACCAAATTTCAGGTTTGAAATTATTAACTGAATCACAAAAAATATCAATACCAGATTCATCAATTAATAGAGATATATTTGGAATATTTTCAGAAAAGAATGTAGCTAGTATACAAATTTTCCAAATGAGATCTGGTAAGCTCATTGGGAGAATTGGCTATAGTCAAAAATTAAATAATGAAGATGAAAATCTTATTCTACAAAGGGTATTAGAAGAGCATTATATGAATGTTGAAGGAGTAGAAATACCATCAGAAATTCTTATTCAATATAACCTTCCAAAACAAACCACCATAGAGGATTGGTTAACGGAGCTAAGAAAAAAGAAAGTAAAAATAATAATCCCAAAAAGAAATAAAAAACATGAAACTGTTGAGATGGTTTTAAAAAATGCGAAATTAGAATTAGATAGAATATTAAATGGGATACAAGATAATGAATCAGCAATTGAGGATCTTGCCCAAATACTTGAATTAAGCGAACAACCTAAAAGAATTGAAGGTTATGATATAAGTCATATTCAAGGTACAGACCCTGTAGCATCACAAGTCGTTTTTATTGATGGTATACCTTCTAAACAGCATTATAGGAAATATAAAATTAAAGATCCAAACGTTTTTATAGGACATAGTGATGATTTTGCTTCGATATATGAAGTAATACATAGAAGGTTTAGAAAATGGTCAAGATTTAAAAAAAGCGGAGGTGATTTTTCAATATTAAATGATAAAACGAATAGCAAATTAGACAATGAACTTCTATCAGATTGGCCTGATTTAATAATGATTGACGGAGGTAAAGGGCAGTTAAATGCAGCTATTAAAGCATTAAAAGAATTAAATCTTGAGGAAGAAGTTACTATATGTTCATTGGCAAAAAAACACGAAGAAATATTTATTCCAGGTTTTAAAAAGTCTCTTGATACTGATGAAAATCAAAAAGGAGTTCTTCTATTAAGAAGAATAAGAGATGAAGCTCATAGATTTGCATTATCTTTTCATAGAGACAAAAGATCTAAGAGAATGAATAGATCACAATTATCCCAAATCAGTGGATTAGGGCCATCAAGAATAAAAGAATTGCTTGAGCATTTTAAATCAATAGACGCGATAAGAATAGCTAGTAAAGAGGATTTATCAAAAGTTAAAGGACTTGGAAAAAATTCAGTAAATGATATATATAAATATTTTCACGAGTTATAA
- the hemJ gene encoding protoporphyrinogen oxidase HemJ, with translation MAAEAYLWFKSLHIIGVVVWFSGLFYLVRLFIYHEESKNMDNELKIAFNKQYSLMEKRLANIITTPGMILALSMAICMVIMQPSWLSEKWLQIKISFVLGLVIYHSYCYKIMYSLQNGTSTISAKNLRLLNELPTLLLFIIVLLVIFKNNFPTSVATWSVVGLVIFMLASIQLYAKIRKKNENSLSNE, from the coding sequence TTGGCAGCTGAAGCATATCTCTGGTTTAAATCACTTCACATAATTGGGGTAGTCGTTTGGTTCTCCGGACTTTTTTATTTGGTAAGACTTTTCATATATCATGAAGAATCTAAAAATATGGATAATGAATTAAAAATTGCCTTTAATAAACAATACTCCTTGATGGAAAAACGGCTGGCGAATATAATAACAACTCCTGGGATGATATTAGCTTTAAGTATGGCTATATGCATGGTTATTATGCAGCCAAGTTGGTTAAGTGAGAAGTGGTTGCAAATTAAAATTTCTTTTGTTTTGGGATTAGTAATTTATCATTCCTATTGTTACAAAATAATGTATTCATTACAAAATGGTACCTCGACCATTTCAGCAAAAAACCTAAGATTATTAAATGAATTGCCAACTTTATTATTATTCATAATTGTACTTTTAGTTATTTTTAAAAATAATTTTCCAACCAGTGTTGCTACATGGAGTGTAGTTGGACTTGTTATTTTCATGTTGGCTTCAATACAGTTATATGCAAAGATTAGAAAGAAAAATGAGAATTCATTAAGTAATGAATAG